The Legionella sp. PATHC032 genome has a window encoding:
- the rpsT gene encoding 30S ribosomal protein S20 → MANIKSAIKRARQNVKLRQHNASARSMYRTYIKNVLKAVESGDQEAARAAYTKAQPVIDKAANKGLIHKNKAARIKGRLVARLKAMAA, encoded by the coding sequence GTGGCAAATATCAAATCAGCGATTAAGCGTGCGCGTCAAAACGTCAAATTGCGTCAACATAACGCCAGTGCGCGTTCCATGTACCGCACCTACATTAAAAACGTGCTGAAAGCCGTAGAGTCTGGAGATCAAGAAGCTGCTCGTGCTGCTTATACCAAAGCACAACCAGTAATAGACAAAGCCGCTAATAAAGGCTTAATTCATAAAAATAAAGCAGCTCGTATTAAAGGTCGCCTCGTTGCTCGCCTCAAGGCCATGGCTGCCTAA